In a genomic window of Thunnus thynnus chromosome 16, fThuThy2.1, whole genome shotgun sequence:
- the nkx2.2a gene encoding homeobox protein Nkx-2.2a, protein MSLHMSDLAVLHYLVDQRIVQKAAAATFPCIFPPHQNMSLTNTKTGFSVKDILDLPDTNDEEGSITGAEEDTEGSETTSTTKNTGVLVKSPLENVQNLPLKNPFYDSSDNPYTRWLATTDSIQYSLHGLSASTQDSAKSPEPSADDESPDNDKETSSSGGSDSGKKRKRRVLFSKAQTYELERRFRQQRYLSAPEREHLASLIRLTPTQVKIWFQNHRYKMKRARAEKGMEVTHLPSPRRVAVPVLVRDGKPCHTLKAQDLAATFQAGIPFSAYSAQSLQHMQYNAQYSAAATPQFPTAHHLVQTQQWTW, encoded by the exons ATGTCCCTTCACATGTCGGATTTAGCAGTGCTGCATTACTTGGTGGATCAG CGGATTGTCCaaaaagctgcagcagcaacttTTCCCTGCATATTTCCCCCCCACCAGAATATGTCGTTGACCAACACAAAGACGGGCTTCTCTGTAAAGGACATTTTGGACCTTCCTGACACAAATGACGAAGAAGGATCTATCACCGGAGCGGAGGAAGACACGGAGGGATCGGAGACCACGTCCACGACAAAAAACACTGGAGTTTTGGTGAAAAGTCCTCTAGAAAACGTTCAAAATCTGCCTTTAAAGAACCCCTTTTATGACAGTAGTGACAATCCTTACACACGATGGCTTGCTACTACGGACAGTATTCAATATTCAT TGCACGGTCTATCCGCCAGCACTCAGGACTCGGCTAAGTCCCCGGAGCCGTCCGCGGACGACGAATCGCCGGACAACGACAAGGAAACTTCCAGCAGCGGCGGCAGCGACTCCGGCAAGAAGCGGAAAAGGAGGGTGTTGTTTTCCAAGGCGCAGACCTACGAGCTGGAGCGCCGCTTCAGGCAGCAGAGGTACCTGTCCGCCCCGGAGAGGGAGCACCTGGCCAGTCTGATCCGCCTCACCCCGACCCAAGTGAAGATCTGGTTCCAGAACCACCGGTATAAGATGAAGAGAGCCCGGGCCGAGAAAGGTATGGAAGTGACCCATCTCCCTTCTCCCAGGCGGGTGGCCGTGCCCGTCTTAGTCAGGGATGGAAAGCCTTGTCACACTCTTAAAGCTCAGGACTTGGCGGCCACTTTTCAGGCCGGGATCCCCTTCTCGGCTTATAGTGCCCAGTCACTCCAACACATGCAGTATAACGCGCAGTACAGCGCCGCGGCCACGCCACAGTTCCCCACAGCACATCACTTGGTGCAAACGCAACAGTGGACTTGGTGA